The Styela clava chromosome 10, kaStyClav1.hap1.2, whole genome shotgun sequence genome window below encodes:
- the LOC120337871 gene encoding serine/threonine/tyrosine-interacting-like protein 1: MGNGSSKLPWRRDNAKKTMKVKATHRSNSMSGAVDSDRRGSGMQRAMTDGALQVNFKESSFLESVDQKLNGISFDLKINDLNGNAMSNASNNTDGSGLTLLPTVQRKNSDIKVSKYRDTISDLELYNLIIAETWQGHPQIHDTGYLLLLDCREKSEYEAAHIITSRHHSALYSEYGLLMPSQLKLFQIIILYSNSSFCKNILEISKKLSEDEVEHFLLQSGSSQFFEKYPFLSTQGHYLTSDMRNTLQTMPSEILPGRLYQGNAKHALDSYIITSLGISHIVNVTLEHPNRFEDTVKYLRIQLDDRPQVDLHAWLPRTSEFVQSAIGRVSIKSQTTEKHENGKDSGDNRTPGDVSSKKEVVLVHCNLGRSRSSTVVLGYLMQACRMTLKDASRLLKDCRPTVRPNIGFLEQLLQYEKEVFGKNVSDLNDLPF, translated from the exons ATGGGGAATGGATCATCAAAATTACCATGGCGTCGGGACAATGCAAAAAAGACCATGAAAGTCAAAGCTACCCATAGATCCAATAGCATGTCCGGTGCTGTAGATTCAGACAGAAGAGGATCAGGGATGCAAAGA GCCATGACAGATGGTGCTCTCCAGGTCAATTTTAAAGAGAGTTCATTTCTTGAATCTGTGGATCAAAAATTGAATGGAATAtcatttgatttaaaaataaatgacctCAATGGTAACGCAATGTCCAATGCAAGCAATAATACAGATGGAAGCGGTTTGACTCTCCTCCCTACTGTGCAACGAAAAAATTCTGATATCAAGGTTTCTAAATACAGAGATACAATTTCTGATTTAGAATTGTACAATCTTATTATTGCTGAAACATGGCAAGGCCACCCTCAGATTCATGATACTGGATACTTGCTCTTGCTAGATTGCAG GGAAAAATCTGAGTACGAAGCTGCACATATCATCACGAGTCGCCATCATTCAGCTTTGTATTCAGAATATGGACTACTCATGCCAAGTCAACTCAAGCTTTTTCAGATTATTATTTT GTACAGCAATTCATCTTTCTGCAAAAATATTCTGGAGATAAGTAAGAAATTATCAGAAGACGAAGTTGAACATTTTCTTCTACAAAGCGGTTCatcacaattttttgaaaaatatccatTTTTATCTACTCAAGGACATTATTTAACCAGTGATATGAGAAACACATTACAG ACCATGCCATCAGAAATTCTACCAGGACGATTATACCAGGGTAATGCAAAACATGCATTGGATTCATACATCATAACATCGCTAG GTATCTCACATATTGTTAATGTCACTCTGGAACATCCAAACAGATTTGAAGATACTGTAAAATACTTGCGGATTCAACTTGATGATCGACCTCAAGTTGACCTTCACGCTTGGTTGCCAAGAACCAGTGAATTTGTGCAGTCAGCTATTGGTAGAGTGAGTATTAAAAGTCAAACAActgaaaaacatgaaaatggaAAAGACTCCGGTGACAATCGAACTCCTGGTGATGTGAGCAGTAAAAAAGAAGTAGTACTTGTTCACTGTAATTTAGGTAGAAGCCGCAGTTCCACTGTAGTTTTAGGATATCTGATGCAAGCGTGTAGGATGACTCTGAAAGATGCAAGTCGATTACTAAAAGACTGCAGACCAACTGTCCGCCCTAACATCGGTTTTCTTGAACAGTTACTGCAATATGAAAAAGAGGTGTTTGGTAAAAATGTATCTGATTTGAATGATCTGCCTTTTTAG
- the LOC144428252 gene encoding uncharacterized protein LOC144428252: protein MRMTVEAVQKGEGLKSAARTHSVPRTTLLRHVFSSVKMMVASKHLGPSSILTRNAEENFVKHILDFERRGFPLTVKVIRQLAYEFAIRNGIKNNFLKSLKMSGKDWWAGFRTRHNDIIPIREPQPLSIQRAIHLNKPIVQRYFDMLESVMNDLCLYDQPSKIYNVDETGLSIVPGVKNIVGEKGSKSSTQITTGGRGLSQTIVVGVNAIGDYIPPMVIHKGKRVNPALDCGLPAGSIVKYSESGYIN from the coding sequence ATGAGAATGACAGTGGAAGCTGTCCAAAAAGGCGAGGGGTTGAAGAGTGCAGCACGAACTCACAGCGTTCCCAGAACAACTCTACTGAGGCATGTGTTCAGCTCTGTCAAGATGATGGTGGCATCAAAACATCTTGGTCCTAGTTCTATACTTACAAGAAATGCAGAAGAAAATTTTGTTAAGCATATTCTGGATTTCGAGCGGAGAGGATTTCCACTAACAGTAAAGGTCATAAGACAATTAGCTTACGAGTTCGCTATACGCAATGGCATCAAAAACAACTTTTTAAAGTCTCTGAAAATGTCCGGTAAAGATTGGTGGGCTGGCTTCAGAACTCGGCACAATGATATTATACCAATAAGAGAACCTCAGCCACTTTCTATTCAGAGAGCAATCCACCTGAACAAACCGATCGTTCAAAGATATTTTGACATGTTAGAAAGTGTCATGAATGACCTCTGTCTTTATGATCAGCCCAGCAAAATTTATAACGTTGATGAAACTGGTCTTAGCATCGTTCCTGGTGTCAAAAATATCGTCGGAGAAAAGGGATCGAAGTCATCAACCCAAATAACCACCGGAGGGCGTGGGCTGTCTCAAACTATCGTTGTGGGTGTGAATGCTATTGGAGATTATATCCCTCCAATGGTTATACATAAAGGAAAGAGAGTGAACCCAGCACTGGATTGTGGCTTACCTGCTGGTTCAATAGTGAAGTACAGTGAATCGGGATACATAAATTAA